One Triplophysa dalaica isolate WHDGS20190420 chromosome 11, ASM1584641v1, whole genome shotgun sequence genomic window carries:
- the LOC130431244 gene encoding heparan sulfate glucosamine 3-O-sulfotransferase 1-like — protein sequence MATFLSSVLLLVLRTYAAPPEHIQVWPGGWTPVPGEAGNETLSPSLVPPPGTAQHAPHSIIIGVRKGGTRALLEMLDIHPEVAAAATEVHFFDWDENYVKGLEWYREQMPYSYPHQITVEKTPGYFTSLAAPARICAMNPSIKLLLILRDPTERVVSDYTQVYFNRLENRKPVQAIERMLVKNGALNTRYKAIQRSLYDVHMRNWLQYFPLRQIHIVDGDTLIRDPLPELQRVERFLDLPPRIQASNFYFNQTKGFYCIRSDGHERCLHESKGRPHPPVNGTVLRQLRSYLRQHNRDFYRLIGRTFNWH from the coding sequence ATGGCCACCTTTCTGAGCTCCGTGCTCCTGCTGGTGCTGCGGACGTACGCCGCTCCTCCAGAACACATCCAGGTGTGGCCGGGCGGGTGGACGCCGGTCCCGGGAGAGGCCGGAAACGAAACGCTCTCGCCGTCTCTGGTGCCGCCGCCGGGAACCGCTCAGCACGCTCCTCACAGCATCATCATCGGCGTCCGGAAAGGAGGCACTCGAGCGCTGCTGGAGATGCTGGACATTCACCCTGAGGTGGCTGCGGCCGCCACAGAGGTTCACTTCTTCGATTGGGACGAGAACTACGTCAAAGGTTTGGAGTGGTACCGGGAGCAGATGCCCTACTCGTACCCTCATCAGATCACTGTGGAGAAGACGCCGGGGTACTTCACGTCTCTGGCGGCCCCCGCGCGCATCTGCGCCATGAACCCGTCCATCAAACTCCTGCTGATCCTGAGAGATCCCACCGAGAGGGTCGTCTCCGACTACACACAGGTTTACTTCAACCGGCTGGAGAACCGCAAGCCCGTGCAGGCCATCGAGCGCATGCTGGTGAAGAACGGCGCCTTGAACACGCGCTACAAAGCCATCCAGCGCAGTCTGTACGACGTGCACATGAGAAACTGGCTCCAGTATTTCCCCCTGCGGCAGATTCACATCGTGGACGGAGACACGCTGATCCGTGACCCGCTGCCGGAGCTTCAGAGGGTGGAACGCTTCTTGGATCTGCCGCCTCGGATTCAGGCCTCCAACTTCTACTTCAACCAGACCAAAGGCTTCTACTGCATCCGCAGCGACGGGCACGAGAGGTGTCTGCACGAGTCCAAGGGACGTCCTCATCCCCCCGTCAACGGCACCGTGCTGCGCCAGCTGCGCTCCTACCTGCGCCAACATAATCGAGACTTTTACAGACTTATTGGACGAACCTTTAACTGGCACTAG